Proteins co-encoded in one Armatimonadota bacterium genomic window:
- a CDS encoding alpha/beta hydrolase produces MHLEVNGQRLWVHTWGTGPPVVLLHGFPLNGAMWRVQGEALADGWQVVAPDFRGFGDSDPPGAPVSLDAYAEDVLRVADALGLSRFVLGGLSMGGYVVFRVLARAADRVAAVILADTRADPDTDEGRQRRFDAIARIEREGPDGFLADFTATLVGATTRAHGSEVLEAVRAMARRAHPRGLTAALAAMAARPDSRPLLARLTVPVLVLVGEEDTLAPPEVARTMAAATPRGQLVVIPAAGHLSNLERPDVFTAAVRTFLTEVPGP; encoded by the coding sequence ATGCACCTCGAGGTGAACGGCCAGCGCCTTTGGGTCCACACGTGGGGGACAGGTCCGCCGGTCGTGCTGCTCCACGGGTTTCCGCTGAACGGCGCGATGTGGCGCGTTCAGGGCGAGGCGCTGGCAGACGGCTGGCAGGTGGTCGCGCCCGACTTCCGCGGCTTTGGCGATTCCGACCCGCCGGGCGCGCCCGTGTCCCTCGACGCCTATGCCGAGGACGTGCTGCGGGTGGCGGACGCCCTGGGGCTGTCGCGGTTCGTGCTGGGGGGTCTCTCCATGGGTGGCTACGTGGTGTTCCGTGTCCTGGCGAGGGCCGCGGACCGCGTGGCCGCGGTCATCCTCGCCGACACGCGCGCCGACCCCGATACCGACGAGGGCAGGCAGCGCCGGTTCGACGCGATCGCCCGCATCGAGCGTGAGGGCCCGGACGGGTTCCTGGCCGACTTCACGGCCACGCTCGTGGGCGCCACCACCCGGGCACACGGAAGCGAGGTCCTGGAGGCCGTCCGCGCCATGGCCCGACGCGCCCATCCCCGGGGCCTGACCGCAGCGCTGGCCGCGATGGCCGCGCGCCCGGACAGCCGGCCGCTGTTGGCGCGCCTGACCGTCCCCGTGCTCGTGCTCGTCGGCGAGGAAGATACGTTAGCCCCGCCCGAGGTCGCCCGCACGATGGCCGCAGCCACTCCCCGCGGACAGCTTGTGGTGATCCCAGCCGCCGGCCACCTGAGCAACCTGGAGCGGCCCGACGTGTTTACGGCGGCCGTGCGGACGTTCCTGACGGAAGTGCCAGGCCCCTGA
- a CDS encoding citrate synthase, with protein sequence MATPPGKVQVAEGLEGVVAGLSSICLVDGVHGRLIYRGYDAIELAERATFEEVAYLLWHGDLPSRSALDQLRADLVAAGRLPGPVVQVLRLVPPDAHPMAVLRTAVSALAHFDPEAADNAPAANLRKAVRLTAQVAAIVAGFHRLRTGAEPLPPLPTLGHAANFLYQLHGAAPDPEVARALDVVLILHADHEFNASTFSARVTAATLSDLHSAVVSAIGTLKGPLHGGANEEVMRLLEQIGTVERVEPVITEMLAAKKKVPGFGHRVYRTEDPRARILRPLSKRLGERAGDVRWYELTRRVEDVVTAQRKIHANVDLYSASVYRAMGIPTDLYTAVFAVSRIVGWTAHVMEQYADNRLIRPVSEYVGPLDRTFVPLEERR encoded by the coding sequence ATGGCCACACCACCCGGGAAGGTCCAGGTCGCCGAGGGCCTGGAGGGCGTTGTTGCAGGGCTGTCCTCGATCTGCTTGGTCGACGGCGTCCACGGCCGGTTGATCTATCGGGGATACGACGCCATCGAGCTCGCCGAGCGGGCCACCTTCGAAGAAGTGGCCTACCTGCTCTGGCATGGCGACCTGCCGTCGCGGTCCGCCCTCGACCAGCTGCGTGCCGACCTGGTGGCGGCGGGCCGCCTGCCAGGGCCCGTGGTGCAGGTGTTGCGGCTGGTGCCGCCCGATGCGCATCCCATGGCCGTGCTGCGCACGGCCGTCTCGGCCCTGGCCCACTTCGATCCCGAGGCCGCCGACAACGCGCCGGCGGCCAACCTCCGCAAGGCGGTCCGCCTGACGGCGCAGGTGGCCGCCATCGTGGCGGGGTTCCACCGGCTGCGCACCGGGGCCGAGCCGCTGCCCCCGCTGCCGACACTGGGGCACGCGGCCAACTTCCTCTACCAGTTGCACGGCGCCGCGCCCGACCCGGAGGTCGCGCGGGCGCTGGACGTGGTGCTGATCCTCCACGCTGACCACGAGTTCAACGCCAGTACCTTTTCGGCGCGCGTGACTGCCGCCACCCTCTCCGACCTGCACTCGGCCGTGGTGTCGGCCATCGGCACGCTCAAGGGTCCCCTCCACGGGGGGGCCAACGAGGAGGTCATGCGGCTGCTGGAGCAGATCGGCACCGTCGAGCGCGTGGAGCCGGTGATCACCGAGATGCTGGCGGCCAAGAAGAAGGTCCCCGGGTTCGGGCACCGGGTCTACCGCACCGAGGACCCGCGGGCCCGAATCCTGCGGCCGCTCTCGAAGCGGCTGGGCGAGCGCGCCGGCGACGTCCGCTGGTACGAGCTCACCCGGCGAGTCGAGGACGTCGTGACCGCCCAGCGCAAGATCCACGCCAACGTCGATCTCTACTCGGCGTCGGTCTACCGCGCGATGGGCATCCCCACCGACCTCTACACGGCGGTGTTCGCCGTGAGCCGCATCGTCGGCTGGACCGCCCACGTCATGGAGCAGTACGCCGACAACCGGCTCATCCGGCCGGTGTCCGAGTACGTGGGGCCGCTGGACAGGACGTTCGTACCGCTCGAGGAGCGGCGGTAG
- a CDS encoding PQQ-dependent sugar dehydrogenase, which yields MDRRIRHALLGVTLVGSLLLPLQARAQAPRSPTPEPTAAPVRVVTVAEGLERPWGLVFLPDRRILVTERPGRLRIVDGNGRLSAPLAGVPQVLAQGQGGLLDVELSPTFVQDRSVYLSFAEPGDGGGSTAVARGRLGEAGLEGTQVIWRQQPKVPSVNHWGSRLVFRRDGTLFVTLGDRFAYRERAQDLSTTIGKVVRIAPDGSVPRDNPFVGREGVRPEIWSYGHRNVQAAALHPETGQLWTAEHGARGGDELNRVEAGKNYGWPVITYGVDYSGAKIGEATVKPGMEQPVYYWDPVIAPSGMAFYTGDAYPGWKGSVFIGSLNPGLLVRLVLEGDRVAREERYLADLHERIRDVVQGPDGLLYLATDNPRGRILRLVPMGR from the coding sequence ATGGATCGTCGGATCAGGCACGCGCTGCTCGGCGTCACGCTGGTGGGGTCCCTGCTCCTGCCCCTGCAGGCACGGGCCCAGGCGCCCCGTTCCCCCACCCCTGAACCCACGGCGGCCCCCGTCCGGGTGGTCACGGTGGCAGAGGGGTTGGAGCGTCCCTGGGGGCTGGTCTTCCTCCCCGACAGGCGCATCCTGGTGACGGAGCGCCCGGGACGCCTGCGGATCGTCGACGGCAACGGGCGTCTCTCGGCCCCGCTGGCGGGCGTTCCCCAGGTCCTGGCCCAGGGACAGGGCGGCCTGCTCGACGTCGAGCTGAGCCCGACGTTCGTGCAGGACCGCTCCGTCTACCTCTCCTTTGCGGAGCCGGGCGATGGCGGGGGCAGCACGGCGGTGGCGCGCGGGCGCCTGGGCGAGGCCGGCCTCGAGGGTACCCAGGTCATCTGGCGCCAGCAGCCGAAGGTCCCCAGCGTCAACCACTGGGGCTCGCGGCTCGTCTTCCGCCGTGATGGCACGTTGTTCGTGACGCTGGGCGACCGGTTCGCCTACCGGGAGCGTGCGCAGGACCTGTCGACGACGATCGGCAAGGTCGTGCGGATCGCCCCCGACGGGTCGGTCCCGCGCGACAACCCGTTCGTGGGACGTGAGGGCGTACGGCCCGAGATCTGGTCGTACGGCCATCGGAACGTGCAGGCGGCTGCCCTTCACCCGGAGACCGGACAGCTCTGGACGGCCGAGCACGGTGCCCGCGGTGGCGACGAGCTGAATCGGGTCGAGGCGGGGAAGAACTACGGCTGGCCGGTCATCACCTACGGTGTGGACTACTCGGGGGCGAAGATCGGTGAGGCGACCGTGAAGCCCGGGATGGAACAGCCCGTCTACTACTGGGACCCGGTCATCGCGCCCTCGGGCATGGCGTTCTACACGGGCGACGCCTACCCGGGCTGGAAGGGGAGCGTGTTCATCGGCTCACTCAATCCGGGGCTGCTGGTGCGGCTGGTCCTCGAGGGTGACCGGGTGGCGCGGGAGGAACGCTACCTGGCAGACCTCCACGAGCGCATCCGCGACGTGGTGCAGGGGCCCGACGGGTTGCTCTACCTGGCGACGGACAACCCCCGAGGACGTATCCTCCGGCTGGTCCCGATGGGGCGATGA
- a CDS encoding SDR family oxidoreductase, which yields MDLGLQGRVAIVAGGSRGLGRAIAEGLAAEGVRVVLCARTAEVLTATASAINAADGVREAGGEAVPVVADVGQAADCQRVVDEALRRWARVDILVTNAGGPPSGPAVAVSDAQWEAAVQSLLLGAVRLSRAVIPVMQERRWGRILHIASFTVKQVLPNLVLSNAVRLAVVGLAKTQAVELGPHNILVNVLCPGPIATDRLVDLTRQYAERQGISTDEALQRLWVSQVPLGRLGEPREFAALAVFLASERASFITGGVFQVDGGVVRGPF from the coding sequence ATGGACCTGGGCTTGCAGGGGCGCGTGGCGATCGTGGCCGGCGGGAGCCGGGGCCTGGGACGCGCGATCGCTGAAGGGCTGGCCGCCGAGGGCGTGCGCGTGGTGCTGTGCGCGCGGACGGCCGAGGTGCTGACCGCGACGGCGTCGGCGATCAATGCGGCAGACGGGGTGCGCGAGGCCGGCGGGGAGGCCGTGCCGGTGGTTGCCGACGTCGGGCAGGCGGCCGACTGTCAGCGGGTGGTCGACGAAGCCCTGCGGCGGTGGGCACGCGTCGACATCCTGGTGACCAATGCGGGTGGGCCGCCCTCGGGCCCGGCGGTCGCGGTCTCCGACGCCCAGTGGGAGGCCGCGGTGCAGTCGTTGCTGCTGGGCGCGGTGCGGCTGTCCCGCGCGGTCATCCCGGTCATGCAGGAGCGCCGCTGGGGGCGCATCCTCCACATCGCCTCGTTCACGGTCAAGCAGGTGCTGCCGAACCTGGTGCTGTCCAACGCGGTACGCCTGGCGGTCGTGGGGCTGGCCAAGACCCAGGCGGTGGAGCTGGGGCCGCACAACATCCTGGTCAACGTGCTGTGCCCCGGGCCGATCGCGACCGACCGCCTGGTGGACCTGACCCGCCAGTACGCGGAACGCCAGGGCATCTCGACCGACGAGGCCCTCCAGCGCCTGTGGGTGTCGCAGGTGCCGCTAGGCCGGTTGGGCGAGCCGCGCGAGTTCGCCGCGCTGGCCGTCTTCCTGGCCTCGGAGCGGGCGTCGTTCATCACCGGCGGCGTCTTTCAGGTCGACGGTGGCGTGGTGCGGGGGCCGTTTTAG
- a CDS encoding LytTR family DNA-binding domain-containing protein, giving the protein MSRALRALVADDEPPARAHLCGLLAASGVRVVAECASGQEVLAMLARVPCDVVCLDVRMPDGDGVEVARHLASSPRPVVVFTTGFADYAAAAYELDAVDYLLKPLSAARVREAVRRVRLRLRRTGSSPERGTESVASGVARHAGGGGSMPRLFLAAGDHHRAVAPEGIVYVEARGSTCIVYSDVGTVAVRAPLRRFEQALGAFGFLRTHRAYLVNLRRVRALVPWSRHVHTLVLDDAQETHVPVAKSRLAAFRRSVIWFAAGGVHGPGLAGARGDRGRREPGPGTRDR; this is encoded by the coding sequence GTGAGTCGCGCGCTACGCGCCCTGGTCGCCGACGACGAACCACCCGCCCGCGCGCACCTGTGCGGGCTGCTGGCGGCCAGCGGGGTGCGGGTCGTCGCCGAGTGCGCCTCGGGTCAGGAGGTGCTGGCGATGCTGGCGCGCGTGCCGTGCGACGTCGTCTGCCTGGACGTCCGCATGCCCGACGGGGATGGCGTGGAGGTGGCGCGTCACCTGGCGTCGAGTCCCCGCCCGGTGGTGGTGTTCACCACGGGGTTTGCCGACTACGCTGCCGCTGCGTACGAGCTGGATGCGGTCGACTACCTGCTGAAACCGCTGTCGGCTGCGCGGGTCCGCGAGGCGGTCCGTCGGGTGCGCCTGCGTCTGCGGCGGACAGGGAGCAGCCCCGAGAGGGGAACGGAATCGGTCGCGAGCGGCGTTGCCCGCCATGCGGGAGGCGGGGGCAGCATGCCCCGACTCTTCCTGGCCGCGGGCGACCACCACCGCGCCGTGGCGCCGGAGGGGATCGTCTACGTGGAAGCGCGCGGGAGCACCTGCATCGTGTACAGCGACGTGGGAACGGTGGCGGTGCGGGCGCCGCTGCGACGGTTCGAGCAGGCGCTGGGCGCCTTCGGCTTCCTGCGCACCCACCGCGCGTACCTGGTGAACCTGCGCCGGGTGCGCGCGCTGGTCCCGTGGTCGCGTCACGTCCACACCCTGGTGCTGGACGACGCGCAGGAAACGCACGTGCCGGTTGCCAAGTCACGGCTGGCCGCGTTTCGACGGAGTGTGATCTGGTTCGCGGCAGGAGGGGTGCATGGACCTGGGCTTGCAGGGGCGCGTGGCGATCGTGGCCGGCGGGAGCCGGGGCCTGGGACGCGCGATCGCTGA
- a CDS encoding efflux RND transporter permease subunit has product MNLARGAIHRPVTTAMIYLAVAFLGLVAFTRLPVDLLPDISFPTLNITTDYPGAGPQEVEREVTVLLENALSTVPGVTQISSNSVEGRSSIQLRFNWGTDLDVAANDVRPAIDRVRDRLPDGAETPRIAKFDPNLFPIVLLGIEARGDVDALRDLAENEYKPRFEQIPGVANVDVRGGRERQVHVLLDRQRLEALGVSDREVIAALGAEATVEPGGDVRVGTQRRVVRTVGRFASVDDIARVVVATRQGLPVRVADLAQVVDTREEPTSLVRINGRPGILIAISKQSGTNTVAVARSIFRVAREINEQFPQARLVTINDGSRFIRRSIDTLRSAALVGAALTAVVLLAFLRNVSSTLIISTAIPTSILATFLLMFWGGFTLNLITFGGLALAVGMLVDNAIVVLENIFRHREEGRPALLAAEEATREVGTAIMASTLTTVVVFLPMFFTTGIASVLFRPLAYMVTFALLCSLVVALTLIPSLAARALVVGHGRGAAGRLAAMAERAFGAVEDVYRAVLIRAMRRPFVVIGTAIVLIVVAFSALPLLGRETFPQADERGFFMIVQLPRGTALDVSDATARRLEQVLIAQTPGTDLVLSLVGSTFAATSTHVTTFRVSLTPDAPPTQEVIADLRRRVRIPGATVIFRPFSSLFFFRSPDPISIDLRGFDLEVGNATARRLRGVLEGIPGVTDVQVSREESAEEFTVQVDPVRAAAFGTTAAQVAASVRTYVGGRTAALLRSGGEDVDVVVRLREADRLTPDRLAALPISTPRGIVPLRQLAQVTGTPGPTQIQRRNRERVVTLTGNITGRDVASTLRDVRSAVLAQRLPQGFAVAFSGEFEEQQESFSQLLSGFLMSLVLVYMVMAAQFERLFEPFLIMAAVPFALVGVLGALLLTGTTLNVQSGLGAIVLVGVAVNNAIVLIDYSLQLQHRGLPLLEALARAGQRRLRPILMTTATTMFGLLPLAVGIGEGAELQAPLARAIVGGLVTSTLASLFLIPAFYVVLDRVLQWARTRRALPAGAVEPTEGK; this is encoded by the coding sequence GTGAACCTGGCCCGCGGCGCCATCCACCGGCCCGTGACCACGGCCATGATCTACCTGGCCGTAGCCTTCCTGGGGCTGGTGGCGTTCACGCGGCTCCCGGTCGACCTCCTCCCCGACATCTCCTTCCCCACCCTGAACATCACCACCGACTACCCCGGGGCGGGCCCCCAGGAGGTCGAGCGCGAGGTCACCGTCCTGCTGGAGAACGCGCTCAGCACGGTGCCCGGGGTCACGCAGATCTCGTCCAACTCCGTCGAGGGGCGGAGCAGCATCCAGCTGCGCTTCAACTGGGGCACCGACCTGGACGTGGCCGCCAACGACGTGCGTCCCGCCATCGACCGCGTCCGCGACCGCCTGCCGGACGGCGCGGAGACCCCGCGCATCGCCAAGTTCGACCCCAACCTGTTCCCCATCGTGCTGCTCGGCATCGAGGCCCGTGGCGACGTCGACGCCCTGCGCGACCTGGCCGAGAACGAGTACAAGCCGCGCTTCGAGCAGATTCCCGGGGTGGCCAACGTCGACGTCCGCGGCGGCCGCGAGCGCCAGGTGCACGTGCTCCTGGACCGCCAGCGCCTGGAAGCCCTGGGCGTCTCCGACCGTGAGGTCATCGCTGCGCTGGGTGCCGAGGCCACCGTCGAACCCGGCGGCGACGTGCGCGTGGGCACGCAGCGCCGGGTGGTACGCACCGTCGGCCGCTTTGCGTCCGTCGACGACATCGCGCGGGTCGTGGTCGCCACGCGCCAGGGCCTGCCCGTGCGCGTGGCCGACCTGGCCCAGGTGGTGGACACCCGGGAGGAGCCCACGTCGCTGGTACGCATCAACGGCCGCCCGGGTATCCTCATCGCCATCTCCAAACAGTCGGGCACGAACACCGTGGCGGTGGCGCGCAGCATCTTCCGGGTGGCGCGGGAGATCAACGAGCAGTTCCCCCAGGCCCGGCTGGTGACCATCAACGACGGCAGCCGATTCATCCGGCGGTCCATCGACACCCTGCGCAGCGCCGCCCTGGTGGGCGCGGCGTTGACGGCAGTGGTGCTGCTGGCGTTCCTGCGCAACGTCAGCAGCACCCTGATCATCTCCACGGCCATCCCCACGTCGATCCTGGCCACCTTCCTGTTGATGTTCTGGGGCGGTTTCACCCTCAACCTCATCACCTTTGGTGGCCTGGCGCTGGCAGTGGGCATGCTGGTGGACAACGCCATCGTGGTCCTCGAGAACATCTTCCGGCACCGCGAGGAAGGCCGCCCGGCACTGCTGGCCGCCGAAGAGGCCACCCGCGAGGTGGGCACGGCCATCATGGCCAGCACGCTGACCACGGTCGTGGTCTTCCTGCCCATGTTCTTCACCACCGGCATCGCCAGCGTGCTCTTCCGCCCGCTGGCCTACATGGTCACGTTCGCCCTGCTCTGCTCGCTGGTGGTCGCCCTGACCCTGATCCCCTCGCTGGCCGCCCGCGCCCTGGTCGTGGGCCACGGGCGCGGGGCGGCCGGTCGCCTGGCGGCCATGGCCGAACGGGCGTTTGGCGCCGTGGAAGACGTCTACCGGGCGGTGCTGATCCGGGCGATGCGCCGTCCATTCGTCGTCATTGGCACCGCGATCGTCCTGATCGTCGTCGCGTTCTCCGCGCTGCCCCTGCTGGGCCGCGAGACGTTCCCCCAGGCCGACGAGCGCGGGTTCTTCATGATCGTCCAGCTCCCGCGCGGGACGGCCCTCGACGTCTCCGATGCCACCGCGCGCCGCCTCGAGCAGGTGCTCATCGCACAGACGCCGGGCACCGACCTGGTGCTGTCGCTGGTGGGCAGCACGTTCGCCGCCACCAGCACCCACGTCACGACCTTCCGCGTCAGCCTGACGCCCGACGCCCCGCCCACCCAGGAGGTCATCGCCGACCTGCGCCGCCGCGTCCGGATCCCCGGCGCCACGGTGATCTTCCGCCCCTTCAGCTCGCTGTTCTTCTTCCGGTCCCCCGACCCGATCAGCATCGACCTGCGCGGCTTCGACCTGGAAGTCGGCAACGCCACCGCCCGACGGCTGCGCGGCGTGCTGGAGGGCATCCCCGGCGTCACCGACGTGCAGGTGAGCCGGGAGGAGAGCGCCGAGGAGTTCACCGTGCAGGTCGACCCGGTCAGGGCCGCCGCCTTCGGCACGACGGCGGCCCAGGTCGCAGCGTCCGTGCGCACCTACGTCGGCGGCCGCACGGCCGCGCTGTTGCGCAGCGGCGGCGAGGACGTCGACGTCGTCGTGCGCCTCCGGGAGGCCGATCGCCTGACGCCCGACCGCCTGGCGGCCCTCCCCATCAGCACCCCACGGGGCATCGTCCCGCTGCGCCAGCTGGCGCAAGTCACCGGCACCCCGGGCCCCACGCAAATCCAACGCCGCAACCGCGAGCGGGTCGTCACGCTGACCGGCAACATCACCGGCCGTGACGTGGCCAGCACGCTCCGCGACGTCCGTAGCGCGGTCCTGGCCCAGCGGCTCCCGCAGGGGTTCGCCGTGGCCTTCAGCGGCGAGTTCGAAGAGCAGCAGGAGTCGTTCTCCCAGTTGCTCTCCGGCTTCCTGATGTCCCTGGTGCTGGTCTACATGGTCATGGCGGCCCAGTTCGAGCGCCTGTTCGAGCCCTTCCTGATCATGGCGGCGGTCCCGTTCGCGCTGGTGGGCGTGCTGGGCGCCCTGCTGCTGACCGGCACCACCCTCAACGTCCAGTCGGGGCTGGGCGCCATCGTCCTGGTGGGTGTCGCCGTGAACAACGCCATCGTGCTCATCGACTACTCGCTGCAACTCCAGCACCGGGGTCTTCCCCTGCTGGAAGCCCTGGCCCGGGCCGGCCAGCGCCGGTTGCGGCCGATCCTGATGACCACGGCGACGACCATGTTCGGCCTGTTGCCGCTCGCTGTCGGCATCGGGGAAGGCGCCGAGCTCCAGGCGCCCCTGGCCCGCGCCATCGTCGGCGGGCTCGTCACCTCGACGCTGGCCAGCCTGTTCCTGATCCCGGCGTTCTACGTCGTGCTGGATCGCGTCCTGCAGTGGGCGCGCACCCGCCGCGCCCTGCCCGCGGGGGCGGTGGAGCCGACCGAGGGGAAGTAG
- a CDS encoding sigma factor — MSQPAQLVESYLPLVRAIARMVARRLPSTVDRGDLIGDGMVGLMEAAHRYDPHTVAWGSAPTPATGSVERSTTVCGRGISCHARPAAPCE, encoded by the coding sequence ATGTCGCAGCCAGCGCAGCTGGTCGAGAGTTACCTGCCCCTCGTCCGCGCCATCGCCCGGATGGTGGCACGGCGGTTGCCGTCCACCGTCGACCGGGGCGACCTGATCGGCGACGGAATGGTCGGCTTGATGGAGGCGGCGCACCGCTACGATCCCCACACCGTGGCGTGGGGTTCAGCGCCTACGCCGGCTACCGGATCCGTGGAGCGATCTACGACGGTTTGCGGGCGCGGGATTTCTTGCCACGCGCGGCCCGCCGCGCCCTGCGAGTGA
- a CDS encoding efflux RND transporter periplasmic adaptor subunit — MRRLLRTLLTLGLLAALALAVVGATQWIGRRSAAREAPQQQPRPVPLVRTATVVATRLVEQTTLPGEVRASAVVDVTARIPGRLGAILVEEGAVVAAGQLVARLDDPELEHAVRQAEAALDVQRARLAQLRAGARPQEVAQAEAAVHQAEVALAQAERELARTQQLFADGLVARAAVDRAQTDVELARARLRAAQEQLALVRQGPRVEDLQAQEALVRQAEATLAQQRARLRELRITAPIGGVVTRVPVERGAVVSTQTVIATIATLRPVEVVVRLPETDLPRLRPGSRARVVADAVPGRVFEGRIARRAPALDPASRSVELVVEVLNRDLALRPGMFVRATVVFDERDALMVPSDAIVRRGDAAVLFVMRSPTVVEERRVRIGYVDGSRSEIVDGLTAGEEVVVAGQQGLRDGMQVRTGPSRPQGPAGTDAGPDRPRTGRSPGTTPPSPDPVREPGRPPGTRP, encoded by the coding sequence ATGAGACGCCTGCTCCGTACCCTCCTGACGTTGGGGCTCCTGGCAGCACTGGCCCTCGCCGTGGTCGGAGCGACCCAGTGGATCGGGCGGCGGTCGGCTGCCCGCGAAGCCCCCCAGCAGCAGCCGCGGCCGGTGCCGCTGGTCCGCACCGCCACCGTGGTGGCCACGCGGCTCGTGGAACAGACGACGCTTCCCGGTGAGGTTCGCGCGTCGGCCGTCGTCGACGTGACCGCGCGGATCCCCGGGCGCCTGGGTGCGATTCTCGTCGAGGAGGGCGCGGTCGTCGCCGCCGGACAGCTGGTCGCCCGGCTGGACGACCCTGAGCTCGAGCACGCCGTCCGGCAGGCGGAGGCTGCGCTGGACGTGCAGCGGGCCCGGCTGGCCCAGCTGCGGGCGGGTGCCCGCCCCCAGGAGGTCGCCCAGGCCGAGGCAGCGGTCCACCAGGCCGAGGTCGCGCTGGCGCAGGCCGAACGGGAGCTCGCCCGGACGCAGCAGCTGTTCGCCGACGGCCTCGTGGCCCGGGCGGCGGTCGATCGCGCCCAGACCGACGTCGAGCTGGCACGAGCCCGGCTGCGGGCCGCGCAGGAGCAGCTGGCGCTGGTGCGGCAGGGGCCGAGGGTCGAGGATCTCCAGGCACAGGAAGCCCTGGTGCGGCAGGCCGAGGCCACGCTGGCCCAACAGCGTGCCCGCCTGCGCGAGCTGCGCATCACCGCGCCCATCGGCGGCGTCGTCACCCGGGTGCCGGTGGAGCGTGGTGCCGTCGTCTCCACCCAGACGGTGATCGCCACCATCGCCACGCTGCGGCCCGTCGAGGTGGTCGTGCGCCTGCCCGAGACCGACCTCCCGCGCCTGCGTCCGGGCAGTCGTGCCCGCGTGGTCGCAGACGCGGTCCCCGGTCGGGTCTTCGAGGGGCGGATCGCCCGCCGCGCGCCGGCGCTGGACCCGGCCTCCCGGAGCGTCGAGCTCGTGGTCGAAGTCCTCAACCGCGATCTCGCACTGCGTCCCGGCATGTTCGTCCGGGCCACCGTGGTCTTCGACGAGCGCGACGCCCTCATGGTACCGTCCGACGCCATCGTGCGCCGCGGGGATGCGGCAGTGCTCTTCGTGATGCGCTCCCCGACCGTCGTCGAGGAACGCCGCGTCCGGATCGGCTACGTCGACGGCAGCCGCTCCGAGATCGTGGACGGCCTCACCGCCGGCGAGGAGGTGGTCGTCGCCGGCCAGCAGGGGCTGCGCGACGGCATGCAGGTCCGCACAGGCCCCAGCCGGCCACAGGGTCCTGCGGGCACCGATGCGGGCCCCGACCGCCCCCGCACCGGGCGGTCCCCCGGCACCACACCGCCCAGCCCCGACCCCGTCCGGGAGCCGGGCCGGCCACCCGGTACGCGACCGTGA
- a CDS encoding histidine kinase — protein MTRNRRRASALSALRGLPHWQARAQVHALANALAATALLARRRPEAAEDLLAHLAGYLRGLLQPARPVVPLAQEIRLVLALVGVERARLGGRLRLHVSCPPEAMGALVPPLVLHPLVENAIHHAVVRRPEGGCVCVRVRLAAGHLLLAVADDGPGVARPFPARTGGGLVALRGRLVALWGARARLRVWRRWPRGTLAVVVLPR, from the coding sequence GTGACGCGCAACCGACGCCGGGCATCGGCGCTGTCCGCGCTGCGCGGCTTGCCGCACTGGCAGGCGCGGGCGCAGGTCCACGCGCTGGCCAACGCGCTGGCCGCCACTGCCCTGCTCGCGCGACGTCGTCCGGAGGCAGCCGAAGACCTGCTGGCGCACCTGGCCGGCTACCTGCGTGGATTGCTCCAGCCTGCGCGGCCGGTCGTGCCACTTGCGCAGGAGATCCGCCTCGTGCTGGCCCTCGTGGGAGTGGAGCGAGCGCGCCTGGGCGGGCGGCTGCGCCTCCACGTCTCATGTCCGCCCGAGGCAATGGGGGCGCTGGTGCCGCCGCTCGTCCTCCACCCGCTGGTCGAGAACGCCATCCACCATGCGGTGGTCCGACGCCCGGAGGGCGGCTGCGTGTGCGTGCGCGTGCGCCTTGCTGCAGGGCACCTGCTGCTGGCAGTGGCCGACGATGGCCCGGGTGTCGCGCGGCCGTTCCCGGCTCGCACCGGTGGGGGGCTGGTGGCGCTGCGGGGGCGGCTGGTGGCGCTCTGGGGCGCGCGGGCGCGGCTCCGGGTATGGCGTCGGTGGCCGCGGGGCACGCTTGCGGTGGTGGTCCTGCCGAGGTGA
- a CDS encoding sigma-70 family RNA polymerase sigma factor, translating into MGFSAYAGYRIRGAIYDGLRARDFLPRAARRALRVTGGPPPVQLVELEQAAMLPDDADDPEALALEADLRAQVWRGLLALPPRDREVLTLRFVRGLSVRGAAVAMGLSVTRVLEIQRRAQHRLRRFVDGDAAGTSPACAGGQEPRRHAPNGRCAARRVSSVDPSVHAPTRRAPAAPRPSC; encoded by the coding sequence GTGGGGTTCAGCGCCTACGCCGGCTACCGGATCCGTGGAGCGATCTACGACGGTTTGCGGGCGCGGGATTTCTTGCCACGCGCGGCCCGCCGCGCCCTGCGAGTGACCGGCGGCCCGCCCCCCGTGCAGCTTGTCGAGTTGGAGCAGGCTGCCATGCTCCCCGACGACGCCGACGACCCCGAAGCGCTGGCGCTCGAGGCCGACCTGCGGGCGCAGGTCTGGCGCGGCCTGCTGGCGTTGCCGCCGCGCGACCGCGAGGTGCTCACCCTGCGGTTCGTCCGGGGGCTGTCGGTGCGGGGCGCCGCCGTGGCCATGGGGCTGTCGGTGACGCGCGTGCTGGAGATCCAGCGGCGCGCCCAGCACCGGCTGCGGCGGTTCGTCGATGGCGACGCGGCCGGTACGTCGCCGGCGTGCGCCGGTGGGCAGGAGCCGCGCCGGCACGCCCCGAATGGGAGGTGTGCCGCACGGCGCGTCTCGTCCGTCGACCCGTCGGTTCATGCTCCGACGAGGCGAGCCCCGGCGGCCCCCCGTCCGTCCTGCTGA